A region of the Dysidea avara chromosome 9, odDysAvar1.4, whole genome shotgun sequence genome:
AGAtttgaaataattttatgaaattattaattttataaatgAGCACTAAAAGGAGgttacacatgtacagtcaGTGTTGTACATCAAGTACAAAATGTTAAAGTCATGAGAACAGTTCGATTGCCCATTCTGGGGCATTGTATGGTTGTCTCCTGTCAGATACACCCTCCACCTTAATCTCAAGGCACATAGCCTTAGCACGATCAGATCGTCTACGCTCTAACTTTCTGTCAAGGATATCAAAGACAGATTGCAACTCTTGGGATCTCCATGATAGCTTTTTTCTAATTAGTTTCTTTTTACTGGATTGCTGTTCACGATCATCCTCGCTGCCACTGCTGTCCGGATGCTAAGTAGAAACACTATCTACTTCAGATTCATCCGATGACATAAAATCCACTGTAAGAACGGCTCTTATTTCCTCTTTTCTTTCAGCATCTATCGACTTTGACAGATTTAAAGCCTTCAGCCTTGCATGTGCTTTCTGTATACAACAATCGGTAATTATAAAGTAAACCTAATAATGCTTTAAAACATACATTATGTTTTCTTTGACGCCTACGGGCAGCTTTAGATGTAGATTGCTATTTGCCCCTTTGTACCCTTTGATGGGCACTCTTTCGTGACTTAAAATATGTCCTAGCAGCACCTATCAATATCATGTGTCCATAAGGCCATAGCAAATTCACACTATCATACTTACGTTTTATTAACGAAACATCATACTGAGAATCCTGAGCAACTGCCTTGACATTGCGGGTTATTGAGCTGTTTACATCCTTATTGGACTGATCATCAAAGCTATACGTATCCAATAAAAGTATGGACGTACATTGATGGCAACATATTCATACCTGACTGCATAATTCCATTCACATTCTTCTTCGTCCACCATTTTCTTATATACATCTCGAACAAGAGTCTGAAATTGCAAGAGACATGTTTACATAATGCACACTGTTATATAGCACCTCACACTAAGTTCTCGGGGCACATTTGTGAGCTTAATACCAGCAGGATTCCCTTTTTCCTTCATCCGCTGCTTTAACATCTCTTCAATTCTAGCTGATGACGATTGCAGctttttttgccatttttggagATCTTTTATTGCCTGTGAAACATCGATGTCCCTATTGAGATGGTCAACATTGGACAACTGAGCGTTACAATGGCAGTACTAACCCTGAGTCTGAAATTGGATCGTTATCACTTATTCCATGAGAGTGAAGACCAGGTGTGGATCTTGGTGTGGATTTTGGTGTGGATGTAGTTGCTCGAGATGTTGATGGAGGTGTCCCGTTTCTTGTGCAGTTACTACTAGTGCTGGTAGTTGGCCGAAATATTCCTCCATTAGCAGAAACGGCGCGGCTGGTGCTTGAAGTCGAAACAGGTGACTCGGAGCTATCCACGATTCTCCGTAACGCGTCCCTAGGGTTTACACTTCTTGACGGATGGCGGTTTCCCTCCGGTGTATCACTAAAAGAGAAGATTGGCGTTCTTTCCTGCGAGCTTCTTCTTGCCATCTTAAAAACGTCCAGCTGCCTAGCAGGTGCATAGTTCACGTGGCATCAAATACTAGGGGTTACTATTGACAACCATCTTGGACCACAATAATACAAATGGCGACGTTTCCGAGGAAACGAACACGGCATTGTGGCCATTGTGATCAAGACGTTAGCCATCGTGTTTACAAGAGGCATAAAGAGCAATATTATGATTTTAATAATCGCACTTGGACACAACGCAAACAGAGACAGTTTGATGATGGTCACGATGAAGTCGTGCTGAATGACGTCATTGGAGCAGGTTCGAGTGCAGGTGAACATTCCGACTCACTATGCATGAACCAATGATATAATACTGTGCCAACTGTTACACTGAATAATGGTCCTATTCTTCATGTGAACAAATCTTTGCATTTCACGTAAGAGTTGAGATTTTCAAAGAactcagctagctagctactgtacactgtatagctagctattgtgtttTTCCTGCAAGGCAACTGATGAATCTGTCAATTTTGTGATCTCACTTTGCTGTTGAGGAATTTTCCTGGTAATAGAACACTTTAGTATAGAATTACTATCTGACTATGGATTTTATGTGAAGTTAGCTAATTAATGTTTCCACAAATTGAAATGTGCATGCGCACAAGTCATAATACAAGCACATGTACTAATGCATATTGTGTACTGGAGTTGGAGAATCTGTGTAGAGATGTGACAGCTATGCTATAAATTAATCTTAACATAACGTTTAAGTGTCAAATACCGTTAGCCCCTAATGctacacatatagctagctactgttaaTCCTTTGACAATATAGAAGCATATATTCTTCAAATAGTGTTGTTCCTTAGTCACTTCACTTTCTTTAGCAGTTACTGCAAcagctacagtgtatactgtgtacaaaaataataagGTTGTTGGTCTAAGTCCTCCTCCTTGATTTTATTATGATGTTATGCATAGGAAATAAGATTGTTTATGTATGCAGCTGATGACATGTTCCTAAACTAGTTTAAATTGTTCAGTTCGTAATTTTACTTTCTTGCGTACGTGTGTGCACACAGCAAATATTATTGTCAGATATTAACCTACAGTAGGTATCGTACTTTATCTCCTGACCTAGTGCTTTAGCATTCaagtggtttgtatgaggctttacggtgaaaatacatgtatttatttcCTTAGAGGCTACAGACTGGAATGATTACAGTGATATTGATTGCTTGTGCTGTGAAGATCATCATAATGCTTCTGTTCATGAAGCAGGTACAGATGAAATAGTTGAGGAGCATTGGGATGTCTCTAGTGAAAGTATAGATAGAGATTTTAATGTTTGTGAAGAAGATATAACTAAAGAAGATATACCCACTTATGGAGGAATAATGTTGACCCGCAGCCACCTGAAACTAACAGAATTGGGATGTTGCTTTTATTTTTTCTACTTTTATGGACGTCATTTTATGGAATTTCAGCAGCAGCTCTAAACCATCTAGTTCAATTTCTACATTCTATTTTCTCCCTGCTAGCTCCTCTTTCACCACCTATAGCTGCATTGTTGGATATTTTTCCTAGCTCTCTATACAAATTAAAGAAAATGTTTGATCTGTCAACCGATCCATTTGAGAAATATGTAATCTGTCCTCAATGTAGTTCTTTGTATACTCAAAAAGAATGTTTACAAAAAAGTCTAAGTGGCATTATAAGTGCTAAGCCCTGTAATCACATTGAATTCAGAAATCACCCGTTTTCATCTTGCAGGAATCCTTGTGGTCACACACTCTTAAAAGAAGTGATTACTAAAACTGGTAAAAAATTTTATCCAATCAagagttattgttattatcttcTTGCGAAAAGCATATCATCTGTTTTAAGCCAACACAACTTAATGGATCAATGTGAACACTGGAGATCTCGCAATATTTCAGAAAacaattttgcagatatttATGATGGGAGAGTATGGAAAGAGTTCATGAATTATGATGGCAAGCCATTTCTTTCCAGACCATACAATCTAGGATTGATGCTTAACTGTGATTGGTTCCAACCCTTTGATTTAAGTACTTACAGCGTTGGAGTCTTTTACTTGGTAATTTTAAACCTTCCACGTACCATCCGATTTAAACCTGaaaatattttgattgcagGAATAATTCCTGGACCTGGAGAACCTAGTTACAATGAAATAAACTCATATTTAAGACCCCTTGTTAAAGAACTTAACTTTCTATGGACTGATGGGTTCACGATGATGCACAATGATAAGTCAGTAGTTGTTCAAGCTGCTCTGTTGGCTACTGTGTGTGATGTACCTGCAACTGCAAAGATTGGAGGATTTGTAGGTCATATGTCCAAACACGCTTGCTGGAAATGTTCAAAAGAATTTCCATACAATAAAACACTAAACCGTGTTGATTTTTCAGGAATTGAATTAGGACATCTACGAGAGCACTCTCAGCACAAAAGAAATGCATTGAAGGCAAAAGATGCTACAACTCCTTCTGAATGTAATCATCTAGAACTGGAAAGCGGAAGTCGGTTCACAGAATTGTTTCATCTCCCATAATATGACTGTAATAGGTTTGCAATCATTGATCCGATGCATAATTTACTATTAGGAACTCCCAAGAGAATTCTTCATAAGGAGGGGTTAAAAAATGGATTGATTAACAACAAAGCACTAGAGGAAATACAGGAGATAGTCCATAACTGCACAGTACCCAGTGGTGTTGGTAGAATTCCTTCCAAAATTTCATCAAACTTTAGTAAATTGACTGCAGATGAATGGAAAAACTGGACTTTGTTGTTTTCTCCACTTGTGTTGCATAATTATCTACCTCAAGATCACCTAGATTGTTGGCAATCATACATTTCTGCTTGTGAGATTTATTGCTCTTCAACACTAACATTAGATGACATCGACAGAGCAGAAGAGTTGATGAAATGCTTTTTCACATCAGCTGAATCGCTCTATGGTGCCCCCCTTTTAACAATAAACACTCATTTACATTTACATCTCCCTGACATTTTTAAAGACTATGGCCCATGCTACGGATACTGGCTATTTAGCTTTGAACGCTATAATGGCATTTTGGGAAAGTATCATACCAATCAACTTTCTGTTGAAGTTCAATTAATGCGTAGGTTTATCGAGAATGCACACATTAGAAACATTGCTAGACCTTACGCACTATCTCCAGAGCATTGTTCTATTTTCAAAACCTTGCTAGGTGCCACAAGTAGTGGTTCTGCATCGGACACTGTGTTTGGCCAAACAATTTATCCAGCGGTAGCTGGTGATTTTACTGATTTTTCTTCATTGCAAACCGGCACGATTGAATTTTTGTCACCTTTTATATTATACCATTTTGATCGTACTGAGATTTTCAACTTGAGAAGATGCTACCAGAAATTTATTCCAGATGTAGATGTGCTAGAAATTCCACAACTTTGTCGCAAATACAAAAAGGCAATGTGGTTTACCCAATATCTAAAAAGCTCCAAGTATCCTAAGGAAGTACAAACTTGCATTTTAGCTCACTGGGTAGGGAGAGATGGGCAGATAATCGATGCAGCTGCTGGTGACTTATCATCTTGTGGTAGGATAGAATATTTTTTCAGCCAGCGGCTATTGCTTACCAATGGCCAGTACACTGAGACAAGAATGGTCTGTGTAAAGTGGTTTCAACAACATGATCTTAGGCACGTCTTAATGAAACCAGCTCAACTTTGGCATGTAAATTCCTTTAAGGCATTCGGTCCTGCATCATTTATTCCAATGGAGAAAGTACTGGAAATCTGTGTCTCTATAAGCTTATCTGTAGATTCAGAAATGGTAATTGCTGTAAATCCTTTGAGAAAAAAATCTTTCtataaaaatattattactCCATGAAATATGTAACCAATTATGTTTTGTATGCTTATCTGTTCATGTACTTGATAATTAGTTATGTGTTAGTAAAAAGTAAAGGTATTCTCTAACTATGTACATATTCAGTCAATAAGAAACGTATGCATGCCAGTTTGTAGACTTGCGTCTAAAAAGTTTCATATATAATGACCATGAAAGTTTCTCAACAACAGTATTTGACAGTTAATTATCTGGTAGTTACCACCTTCATGCTTTTCTTGTAAGACATACACTGATTATTTTCTGTCAGAACTGAATTTTATCAATTTTTATTAAGTATGGAATGACTGTATGCAAATGCATATTTCCAGCACATTTGTGCTATATTTCCTTCACTTATGTGTTACATTAGGTGAAAAGTACATCTGTGATGAATATAACATTTTTTGTGAATGTGAAATGTAGCAAATATGAAACGCAAATGAATTTGTATGCACCACAGATTTATGACATGCTGTATTTCACATATTAAACACTTCATATTTCCTTTAGGTATTGCAcaggtcacatatgtagtacaTATTGTCTTAAATATGTGCAACATGTATAATACTAAAGCACATTTGAGCAAATACATTTTTTCTTGTAGTGGATCtgtataagattggctagcttttcaagccattatttgcctggcactgCCAAATAAAAGCATGTTTTaataagcttgttccttcctttgtaagttgcaaaaataacacaaacgtgaagtttgtgctaactagatttttttattttttattattaattaattttttaattattcaaacacacacacaaaattgcaTATGTGCTAACTTGATAGGATTGCTGACActtgagctgacactgtttcaagatagcttttactgagcctatcagtatgcaagaataaccggaaaataatggaagactacggaataatgga
Encoded here:
- the LOC136266532 gene encoding uncharacterized protein, with protein sequence MDQCEHWRSRNISENNFADIYDGRVWKEFMNYDGKPFLSRPYNLGLMLNCDWFQPFDLSTYSVGVFYLVILNLPRTIRFKPENILIAGIIPGPGEPSYNEINSYLRPLVKELNFLWTDGFTMMHNDKSVVVQAALLATVCDVPATAKIGGFVGHMSKHACWKCSKEFPYNKTLNRVDFSGIELGHLREHSQHKRNALKAKDATTPSECNHLELESGSRFTELFRTPKRILHKEGLKNGLINNKALEEIQEIVHNCTVPSGVGRIPSKISSNFSKLTADEWKNWTLLFSPLVLHNYLPQDHLDCWQSYISACEIYCSSTLTLDDIDRAEELMKCFFTSAESLYGAPLLTINTHLHLHLPDIFKDYGPCYGYWLFSFERYNGILGKYHTNQLSVEVQLMRRFIENAHIRNIARPYALSPEHCSIFKTLLGATSSGSASDTVFGQTIYPAVAGDFTDFSSLQTGTIEFLSPFILYHFDRTEIFNLRRCYQKFIPDVDVLEIPQLCRKYKKAMWFTQYLKSSKYPKEVQTCILAHWVGRDGQIIDAAAGDLSSCGRIEYFFSQRLLLTNGQYTETRMVCVKWFQQHDLRHVLMKPAQLWHVNSFKAFGPASFIPMEKVLEICVSISLSVDSEMVIAVNPLRKKSFYKNIITP